Proteins from a single region of Sesamum indicum cultivar Zhongzhi No. 13 linkage group LG5, S_indicum_v1.0, whole genome shotgun sequence:
- the LOC105162290 gene encoding uncharacterized protein LOC105162290, protein MNWRPGTCLRCCLVIFAVVSALCVSGPALYFKLKKGLKLKGVSASCAPCVCHCAPPQSLSQIAPGLADLSVTDCGKDDPDLKEEMEKQFVDLLSEELKLQETVGEEHSHHMNITLGEAKRLASQYQREAEKCNAATETCEGARERAQVLLTKEKKMTTLWEQRARQLGWEGE, encoded by the exons ATGAACTGGAGACCAGGGACTTGCTTACGGTGCTGCTTGGTGATTTTTGCAGTGGTTTCTGCACTATGCGTATCTGGACCGGCATTGTATTTTAAGTTGAAGAAAGGTTTGAAATTGAAAGGTGTTTCTGCTTCTTGTGCTCCATGTGTTTGTCATTGTGCCCCTCCTCAATCCCTTTCTCAGATTGCTCCTG GCTTGGCTGATCTCTCTGTTACAG ATTGCGGAAAAGATGACCCTGATCTCAAGGAAGAGATGGAGAAGCAATTTGTGGACTTACTGTCCGAAGAGCTAAAGTTGCAAGAAACGGTAGGCGAAGAGCACTCTCATCATATGAACATTACATTAGGTGAGGCAAAAAGATTGGCTTCCCAGTATCAGAGGGAAGCCGAGAAATGCAATGCTGCTACAGAAACTTGTGAGGGAGCCAGAGAACGAGCCCAGGTGCTGCTCACTAAGGAGAAGAAAATGACGACATTGTGGGAACAAAGAGCACGGCAACTTGGTTGGGAAGGGGAATAG